The following proteins are co-located in the Candidatus Binataceae bacterium genome:
- a CDS encoding serine hydrolase domain-containing protein, protein MGWKDVEDGFNRAVEQGIIPGAVVVVRVGNDIAFQGAFGFRQLEPERSPIKIDTVFDLSSLTKALATTTAVMMLARDGKLRLDDRVTRLFHDFGVHGKNSITFRHLLAHCSGLPAWRPFFQRTMQIERGGRVNFMASYGAKEFVYEQVHRETLEAPTGTQAIYSDLGFILLGEAIEKVSSVSLNRYCRDKLFRPLKMRATGFIDISLSRSRRLEPVPEMFAATELCPSRKRLLVGEVDDENAYAMGGVAGHAGLFAPVHDVDQMAKALIDCYAGRSDYVPQKIVREFWTRDTTVEGSTWALGWDTPSPRGSSSGNHFSPNAIGHLGFTGTSLWIEPEREIAVTILTNRVHPRRENQAIREFRPKIHDLIMETVNASQ, encoded by the coding sequence GTGGGATGGAAGGATGTTGAGGATGGGTTTAACCGGGCCGTAGAGCAGGGCATCATACCGGGCGCCGTGGTTGTGGTGCGCGTCGGCAACGATATCGCCTTCCAAGGCGCGTTCGGTTTTCGCCAGCTCGAACCCGAGCGCTCGCCAATCAAAATCGACACGGTCTTCGATCTGTCGTCGCTGACCAAAGCGCTCGCGACGACGACCGCCGTCATGATGCTCGCGCGTGACGGCAAGTTACGCCTCGACGATCGCGTGACGCGCCTGTTTCATGACTTCGGCGTACACGGCAAAAACAGTATCACGTTCCGCCATCTGCTCGCGCATTGCTCGGGACTGCCGGCGTGGCGTCCGTTCTTCCAGCGCACGATGCAGATCGAGCGCGGCGGCCGCGTCAACTTCATGGCGAGTTACGGCGCCAAGGAGTTCGTGTACGAGCAGGTGCATCGCGAGACGCTTGAAGCGCCGACCGGTACGCAGGCTATTTATTCCGATCTGGGTTTCATCCTGCTCGGCGAGGCGATCGAGAAAGTCTCAAGCGTCTCGCTCAATCGCTATTGCCGCGACAAGCTGTTTCGTCCGCTGAAGATGCGCGCGACGGGCTTCATCGACATTTCGCTTTCGCGCTCGCGGCGGCTCGAACCGGTGCCCGAGATGTTCGCGGCGACGGAGCTTTGCCCGTCGCGCAAGCGCCTGCTGGTCGGCGAAGTCGACGACGAGAACGCATACGCGATGGGCGGCGTGGCCGGCCACGCGGGGCTTTTTGCTCCCGTGCATGATGTCGATCAAATGGCCAAGGCGCTCATCGATTGTTACGCGGGCCGTTCCGATTACGTGCCGCAGAAAATCGTGCGCGAGTTCTGGACCCGCGACACGACCGTCGAAGGATCGACGTGGGCGCTCGGATGGGACACGCCGTCGCCGCGCGGCTCCAGCTCGGGCAACCATTTTTCACCCAACGCGATCGGGCACCTCGGCTTCACCGGCACGTCGCTCTGGATCGAGCCCGAGCGCGAGATCGCCGTGACGATCCTGACCAACCGCGTGCATCCGCGGCGCGAGAACCAGGCGATTCGCGAGTTTCGTCCGAAGATTCACGACCTCATCATGGAAACGGTGAATGCCAGCCAGTAG